The proteins below come from a single Euleptes europaea isolate rEulEur1 chromosome 5, rEulEur1.hap1, whole genome shotgun sequence genomic window:
- the SLC16A14 gene encoding monocarboxylate transporter 14, which translates to MYASHEDIGCDCEDDSKHGEKKLKPDPDIDGGWAWMIVFSSFLVHVLIMGSQMALGVLNMEWLEEFSQSRGLTAWVSSLSMGITLIVGPFIGLFINTCGCRKTAVTGGILNALGWILSSYASNVYYLFITFGVTAGIGSGMVYLPAVVMVGEYFQKRRALAQGLSTTGTGFGAFLMTVLLKNLCTEFGWRNAMFIQGAVCLNLCVCAALMRPIYHKEETTEKEGNSSKSQSLSKALSCSAETLTCNGVLCEEEKDRQSQDHKPGSLPALESKDTTQLRKNVYVLYILKTVSQLTVTVQKGFRTWYASYFGAASLFTNRTFAAFVFWALFAYSTFVIPFIHLPEIVKQYNLSAQNDIFPLTSIIAIVHIFGKVILGIISDSPCVSAWNVFMAANFTLVTCILILPLMHTYVGLAVVCALIGFSSGYFSLMPVVTEDLVGIKHLANAYGIIICANGISALLGPPFAGWIYDLTQKYDFSFYICGVLYLVGILSLLIQPYIGKKKTAVEKGIENGKV; encoded by the exons ATGTACGCCAGCCATGAAGATATTGGCTGTGATTGTGAAGATGATTCAAAACATGGGGAGAAGAAGCTGAAGCCAGACCCAGACATTGATGGAGGATGGGCATGGATGATTGTCTTCTCCTCTTTCCTGGTGCATGTACTCATCATGGGAtcacaaatggcccttggagttCTCAACATGGAATGGCTTGAAGAATTCAGCCAAAGTCGAGGCCTCACGGCATGGGTCAGCTCCCTCAGCATGGGTATTACTCTCATTGTAG GTCCTTTTATTGGTTTATTCATTAACACCTGTGGATGCCGGAAGACCGCAGTAACTGGAGGAATCTTGAATGCCCTTGGATGGATATTAAGTTCCTATGCCTCAAATGTATATTACCTCTTTATTACATTTGGAGTTACAGCTG GTATTGGGAGTGGCATGGTGTACTTGCCTGCTGTGGTCATGGTGGGAGAATACTTTCAGAAGAGAAGAGCCCTTGCTCAGGGACTCAGTACAACTGGGACAGGGTTTGGTGCTTTCCTGATGACAgttttgctgaaaaatctttgtACGGAGTTCGGCTGGAGAAATGCAATGTTCATCCAAGGTGCTGTTTGTCTGAACCTTTGTGTTTGTGCAGCACTCATGCGACCCATTTATCACAAGGAAGAAACCACTGAAAAAGAGGGAAACAGCAGCAAAAGCCAGAGTCTCTCGAAAGCGCTGTCCTGCTCTGCAGAAACACTGACCTGTAACGGTGTCttgtgtgaagaagaaaaagacaggcAAAGTCAGGATCATAAGCCGGGGAGTCTTCCAGCCTTGGAAAGCAAAGATACAACCCAACTAAGGAAGAATGTCTATGTCCTTTACATTCTGAAGACAGTGAGCCAACTGACTGTTACAGTCCAGAAGGGCTTTCGGACCTGGTATGCCAGTTACTTTGGAGCTGcatccctcttcaccaacagaaCGTTTGCAGCCTTTGTATTTTGGGCTTTGTTTGCATACAGCACCTTTGTTATCCCATTTATCCACCTTCCAGAAATAGTCAAACAGTATAACCTGTCTGCACAGAATGACATCTTTCCCTTGACCTCAATTATTGCCATTGTTCATATTTTTGGTAAAGTCATCCTTGGAATCATTTCTGATTCGCCCTGTGTCAGTGCTTGGAATGTCTTCATGGCAGCTAACTTTACCCTCGTCACCTGCATTCTTATTTTGCCATTAATGCATACCTATGTTGGACTGGCTGTGGTCTGTGCCCTAATAGGATTTTCCAGTGGATATTTTTCCCTCATGCCTGTTGTCACTGAAGATTTGGTAGGGATTAAGCACCTTGCAAATGCCTATGGAATCATAATTTGTGCCAATGGGATATCAGCACTGCTTGGACCACCGTTTGCAG GTTGGATTTATGACCTCACCCAGAAATATGACTTTTCTTTCTATATATGTGGTGTGCTTTACCTGGTGGGAATCCTCTCATTGCTCATCCAACCTTATATTGGAAAGAAAAAGACAGCAGTAGAAAAAGGCATTGAAAATGGAAAAGTATAA